One region of Zingiber officinale cultivar Zhangliang chromosome 7B, Zo_v1.1, whole genome shotgun sequence genomic DNA includes:
- the LOC122004464 gene encoding beta-carotene isomerase D27, chloroplastic-like, with protein MIDRFGFFMQIFPPLLLVLFKMLIAPVNEGKIASMMLARATAILCQWLMGPCLVNSIDLDDGSSCSSGVFVERCKYLEENKCLGVCVITLPPSTFRCSHKNSNHSTAFNFGLLPPPAASDKALTEPCLSICPSASRCKDLGTNKFKQCPTV; from the exons ATGATTGACAGGTTCGGGTTCTTCATGCAAATATTTCCTCCGCTCTTGCTTGTTCTTTTTAAGATGCTTATAGCACCAGTTAATGAAGGGAAAATAGCATCTATGATGCTTG CACGAGCAACTGCAATCTTATGCCAATGGCTGATGGGCCCATGTTTAGTTAATTCTATTGATCTGGATGATGGGTCATCCTGCTCCAGTGGC GTCTTTGTTGAGAGATGCAAGTATCTTGAGGAAAATAAATGTCTGGGAGTATGTGTCATTACGCTGCCACCCTCTACCTTTAGGTGTTCTCATAAGAACTCGAATCACTCAACTGCA TTCAACTTTGGGCTTCTTCCTCCACCGGCAGCCAGTGACAAAGCCCTCACAGAACCTTGCTTGTCAATATGCCCGAGTGCTAGCCGCTGCAAAGATCTTGGTACCAACAAGTTTAAACAATGTCCTACAGTTTAA